GAAGAAACGGGAATCATCCTTTCCGATATGGAATTCAAGGGGATCGTCACCTGGCGGGTCGACGGGGAGGAGGAAGGGGGCATGTATGCCTTTTTGGCCGAACTCCCCGCCGATTTCCCGTACCCCACCCCGGTCAAAACCGATGAAGGGATCCTCGATTGGAAAAAACTGAACTGGATCCTCCATCCGGACAATGCGGGCATCGCCAATCTCCAATATTTTCTCCCGACCATGCTGAAGGGGGAAGGCCCCTACGAATATCACTTCGTTTATGAAAAAGGAAGGGTGGCGGGCTTTCAAACGAAACCTTTGGAAAAGGGGAGGGATGCCGATGTCCGGTTTCTGCCGGCCGATACAAGGAAGGCGGGGGGAAGGGACGGCTGAATGGCGGGTTTGGCGTTCCCGCGGCGGCCCGGTCCTTTCCGGCGGACCCGGAAAAACGGCAGGATCGTCCGGGGTGTCCGACCTTTTCCGAAAGAAAGATGGCGGGCGCATACCCGGGGCGGCCATGTTTTCTTTGGCAGCCGCTTCGGAAGTTTTGCTTGAACGGGCAGGCGGGAACGGCCTCGGCGTTTTATCCGCCATCCGTTGCAAATGCTCCGGATTTCCGCTATCCTTATATCATCGGGAAGAATGTTGATGTTTTTTCGACAACATGCGAAAGATTGATATAAAAACATCAACTAAGAGGGAGAAGAGGATGCCTGTGCCTGCTGTCTGTTTTGCCGCCGACGTGAAACATTCGAAACAGATGGAAAAAGCCTATCTCATTCAAGTCCTGGAAGAATGCCGGGAAACCCTCAACCGGGAATTTTCCGGGGACCTGATCATTCCCTTTTCCGTCCGGAACGGGGATGAACTGGTCGGCGTCAGTGAAAATTTTTCTTCCGTCTATCCGGTCGTCAAACGATTGTTAACCCTGTCGGCACTCCGGAAATGCCCCTTTTACCTGGGGATCGGCATCGGCGGATTGGAAACGGCCGGCCGCAGCGTACATACCATGAACGGCAGCGCGGTGATCCGGGCCTTTGAAGCCAGGGACAAACATTTGAAGGAAAAAAGCGAAGACGCGCGGATCTGGAACGGTCCGGATTCGGAAACCAGCGTCTATTTTTCCTCCGAACACGTCCCGGAAGGACCGTTGAACGCCTTGTTCAACTTTATCACGACGATCCGCAGGGGATGGTCGGAAAAGCAAAGACAAGTGATCGAAACGATCGAAAAACATCCGGAATGGACCTATGAAAAAATCGGCGCGCACCTCGGGTACAAGTCGCCGAAGTCGACGGTCAGCCATCTGCTGAAACGGGCCGATTACCAAAAACTGAAGGCGGTGGAAGAGAGCTTCATCCGGCTGCTCATCCTGTATGAAAAGGAATTGAACCAGAAGGAGCGATAACTTTGTGGATCTATTTCTATGCCGCCCATTTGCTGGGGGATTTTGCCGTTTTTCCGGACGCAGTTGCGGAGAA
This window of the Caldibacillus debilis DSM 16016 genome carries:
- a CDS encoding NUDIX hydrolase; amino-acid sequence: MLKYTIGFLKRKDEILLLNREKPSWMGCWNGVGGKIAENETPDQCILREIGEETGIILSDMEFKGIVTWRVDGEEEGGMYAFLAELPADFPYPTPVKTDEGILDWKKLNWILHPDNAGIANLQYFLPTMLKGEGPYEYHFVYEKGRVAGFQTKPLEKGRDADVRFLPADTRKAGGRDG
- a CDS encoding SatD family protein, which translates into the protein MPVPAVCFAADVKHSKQMEKAYLIQVLEECRETLNREFSGDLIIPFSVRNGDELVGVSENFSSVYPVVKRLLTLSALRKCPFYLGIGIGGLETAGRSVHTMNGSAVIRAFEARDKHLKEKSEDARIWNGPDSETSVYFSSEHVPEGPLNALFNFITTIRRGWSEKQRQVIETIEKHPEWTYEKIGAHLGYKSPKSTVSHLLKRADYQKLKAVEESFIRLLILYEKELNQKER